In the genome of Cryptomeria japonica chromosome 8, Sugi_1.0, whole genome shotgun sequence, one region contains:
- the LOC131060067 gene encoding protein HOTHEAD isoform X1 produces MGVQGSTLLICLLLHAFLCISAKAEHSFVKEAKNGQWKKSRYDYIIVGGGTAGCSLAATLSQNMSVLLLERGGSPFGNEKILNIENFEANLYDFGSNRSTGQLFVSEDGVLNIRPRVLGGGTCLNAGFYTRASSSEVKTMGLEPGLVEQSYRWVESVVAHRPPPNEWQNAVAKGLIETGISPYNGFTYDHIPGTKLGGTIFNSTGHRSTAADILVQRANPRKLTVLLYATVQRLLFVTKDETRPKAKGVVFIDADGREQQVFLKDGKSEVIISAGALGSPQLLMLSGIGPAEELKSMGIKVIMDQPAVGKGMADNPMNTIYIPLAIGVPVSLIQVVGITKFGSYIETCSGFKFYSKSVGKKDGIILQKVKGPLSKGYLRLDNSTNIDDNPVVKFNYYDHPMDVQSCVKGMGTIEKIIKSHPTKKIISPSTSLNKIMNSSYQTIGNLIPRNPEGWGSLEKFCKDTVTTIWHYHGGCQVGSVVDGEYRLLGADSVRVIDGSTFLFSPGTNPQATVMMLGRYMGVRILRERLGPSAGV; encoded by the exons ATGGGTGTTCAAGGGAGCACGCTGTTAATATGCCTCCTCCTCCATGCCTTTCTCTGCATCTCTGCAAAAG CAGAGCATTCATTTGTGAAAGAAGCAAAGAATGGTCAGTGGAAGAAGTCAAGGTATGATTATATAATAGTTGGCGGAGGAACTGCTGGGTGTAGTCTTGCTGCCACTCTCTCACAGAATATGTCTGTACTCCTCTTGGAGAGAGGAGGATCTCCGTTTGGTAACGAAAAAATATTGAATATAGAGAATTTTGAAGCAAATTTGTATGACTTTGGGTCGAACCGCTCGACAGGCCAGCTTTTTGTATCTGAAGATGGG GTGCTAAATATAAGACCAAGAGTGTTAGGAGGAGGCACCTGTCTCAATGCAGGATTTTACACACGTGCAAGTTCAAGTGAGGTGAAAACCATGGGATTGGAGCCAGGCCTGGTGGAGCAGTCTTATCGTTGGGTGGAAAGTGTGGTAGCCCATCGACCACCCCCAAATGAATGGCAGAATGCAGTAGCAAAAGGTCTTATAGAAACAGGCATTTCTCCTTACAATGGCTTCACATATGACCACATCCCTGGCACCAAGCTTGGTGGGACAATTTTTAATAGCACCGGACATCGCTCTACAGCTGCTGATATTCTTGTTCAACGTGCCAATCCAAGAAAACTTACAGTTTTGCTGTATGCAACAGTTCAACGTCTTCTTTTTGTTACAAAAG ACGAAACAAGGCCTAAAGCAAAAGGGGTTGTTTTCATAGATGCTGATGGAAGAGAGCAACAAGTCTTTTTGAAAGATGGTAAAAGTGAGGTTATAATATCTGCTGGAGCTTTGGGAAGCCCACAGTTGCTTATGCTTAGTGGGATTGGGCCTGCAGAAGAATTGAAGTCCATGGGAATAAAAGTGATAATGGACCAGCCTGCAGTTGGAAAGGGTATGGCTGACAATCCCATGAATACCATTTATATTCCCTTGGCAATTGGAGTGCCAGTCTCTCTCATTCAAGTAGTGGGTATCACAAAATTTGGAAGCTATATAGAGACATGCAGTGGATTTAAATTTTACAGTAAG AGTGTAGGGAAGAAGGATGGAATTATTCTGCAAAAGGTGAAAGGTCCTCTTTCTAAAGGTTATCTGAGATTGGATAACAGTACCAATATTGATGACAATCCAGTTGTGAAATTCAATTACTATGATCACCCAATGGATGTACAGAGCTGTGTGAAAGGAATGGGAACCATCGAAAAGATCATTAAGTCACACCCAACGAAAAAAATCATTTCCCCCAGCACGAGTCTgaacaagatcatgaattcaaGCTATCAAACTATTGGAAATTTGATTCCCAGGAACCCTGAAGGCTGGGGATCATTAGAGAAGTTCTGTAAAGATACAGTCACAACAATTTGGCATTATCATGGTGGATGTCAGGTGGGTAGTGTTGTTGATGGAGAGTATAGACTCCTTGGAGCAGATAGTGTTCGAGTCATTGATGGGTCCACTTTTCTTTTCTCTCCAGGAACTAATCCTCAGGCTACAGTGATGATGCTTGGAAG ATACATGGGAGTGAGAATTTTGAGAGAAAGATTGGGCCCATCAGCAGGAGTATAG
- the LOC131060067 gene encoding protein HOTHEAD isoform X2 codes for MGVQGSTLLICLLLHAFLCISAKEHSFVKEAKNGQWKKSRYDYIIVGGGTAGCSLAATLSQNMSVLLLERGGSPFGNEKILNIENFEANLYDFGSNRSTGQLFVSEDGVLNIRPRVLGGGTCLNAGFYTRASSSEVKTMGLEPGLVEQSYRWVESVVAHRPPPNEWQNAVAKGLIETGISPYNGFTYDHIPGTKLGGTIFNSTGHRSTAADILVQRANPRKLTVLLYATVQRLLFVTKDETRPKAKGVVFIDADGREQQVFLKDGKSEVIISAGALGSPQLLMLSGIGPAEELKSMGIKVIMDQPAVGKGMADNPMNTIYIPLAIGVPVSLIQVVGITKFGSYIETCSGFKFYSKSVGKKDGIILQKVKGPLSKGYLRLDNSTNIDDNPVVKFNYYDHPMDVQSCVKGMGTIEKIIKSHPTKKIISPSTSLNKIMNSSYQTIGNLIPRNPEGWGSLEKFCKDTVTTIWHYHGGCQVGSVVDGEYRLLGADSVRVIDGSTFLFSPGTNPQATVMMLGRYMGVRILRERLGPSAGV; via the exons ATGGGTGTTCAAGGGAGCACGCTGTTAATATGCCTCCTCCTCCATGCCTTTCTCTGCATCTCTGCAAAAG AGCATTCATTTGTGAAAGAAGCAAAGAATGGTCAGTGGAAGAAGTCAAGGTATGATTATATAATAGTTGGCGGAGGAACTGCTGGGTGTAGTCTTGCTGCCACTCTCTCACAGAATATGTCTGTACTCCTCTTGGAGAGAGGAGGATCTCCGTTTGGTAACGAAAAAATATTGAATATAGAGAATTTTGAAGCAAATTTGTATGACTTTGGGTCGAACCGCTCGACAGGCCAGCTTTTTGTATCTGAAGATGGG GTGCTAAATATAAGACCAAGAGTGTTAGGAGGAGGCACCTGTCTCAATGCAGGATTTTACACACGTGCAAGTTCAAGTGAGGTGAAAACCATGGGATTGGAGCCAGGCCTGGTGGAGCAGTCTTATCGTTGGGTGGAAAGTGTGGTAGCCCATCGACCACCCCCAAATGAATGGCAGAATGCAGTAGCAAAAGGTCTTATAGAAACAGGCATTTCTCCTTACAATGGCTTCACATATGACCACATCCCTGGCACCAAGCTTGGTGGGACAATTTTTAATAGCACCGGACATCGCTCTACAGCTGCTGATATTCTTGTTCAACGTGCCAATCCAAGAAAACTTACAGTTTTGCTGTATGCAACAGTTCAACGTCTTCTTTTTGTTACAAAAG ACGAAACAAGGCCTAAAGCAAAAGGGGTTGTTTTCATAGATGCTGATGGAAGAGAGCAACAAGTCTTTTTGAAAGATGGTAAAAGTGAGGTTATAATATCTGCTGGAGCTTTGGGAAGCCCACAGTTGCTTATGCTTAGTGGGATTGGGCCTGCAGAAGAATTGAAGTCCATGGGAATAAAAGTGATAATGGACCAGCCTGCAGTTGGAAAGGGTATGGCTGACAATCCCATGAATACCATTTATATTCCCTTGGCAATTGGAGTGCCAGTCTCTCTCATTCAAGTAGTGGGTATCACAAAATTTGGAAGCTATATAGAGACATGCAGTGGATTTAAATTTTACAGTAAG AGTGTAGGGAAGAAGGATGGAATTATTCTGCAAAAGGTGAAAGGTCCTCTTTCTAAAGGTTATCTGAGATTGGATAACAGTACCAATATTGATGACAATCCAGTTGTGAAATTCAATTACTATGATCACCCAATGGATGTACAGAGCTGTGTGAAAGGAATGGGAACCATCGAAAAGATCATTAAGTCACACCCAACGAAAAAAATCATTTCCCCCAGCACGAGTCTgaacaagatcatgaattcaaGCTATCAAACTATTGGAAATTTGATTCCCAGGAACCCTGAAGGCTGGGGATCATTAGAGAAGTTCTGTAAAGATACAGTCACAACAATTTGGCATTATCATGGTGGATGTCAGGTGGGTAGTGTTGTTGATGGAGAGTATAGACTCCTTGGAGCAGATAGTGTTCGAGTCATTGATGGGTCCACTTTTCTTTTCTCTCCAGGAACTAATCCTCAGGCTACAGTGATGATGCTTGGAAG ATACATGGGAGTGAGAATTTTGAGAGAAAGATTGGGCCCATCAGCAGGAGTATAG